The following coding sequences are from one Novosphingobium sp. Gsoil 351 window:
- a CDS encoding alpha-ketoacid dehydrogenase subunit alpha/beta, translating into MDAAEAVHARLLAALASGDLPPRRSNLGLANVGLSREDAVGLFRSQLLSRQLDRLSRKLQARGEGFYTIGSSGHEGNAALAHALRPDDMAFLHYRSAAFQIHRAGQVPGETPAWDMLLSFTAAADDPISGGRHKVLGSKRLAIPPQTSTIASHLPKAVGAAFSIGMAKRLHLEDGPLASDGVVLASFGDASANHSTAQGAFNTALWAAYQGTPMPIIFCCEDNGIGISTRTPKGWIADQFSTRNGLHYVYADGTDLIEAYRAAREAVDHARSTRKPVFLHLGAVRLYGHAGSDMPSAYLAKAEIEADEARDPLLSTAALLIEEDILSAAEIREVCDEVETTLARQAELAIARPKLADAAAVMASIVPPRREPTVRDFSAAERTALFASDATLIEKPQHMARLISWALADILLERPHAIVCGEDVGPKGGVYNATAKLHQRFGSARVINTLLDEQAILGLAIGAAHNGLLPIPEIQFLAYVHNAEDQIRGEAATLSFFSCGQYTNPMVIRIAGLPYQKGFGGHFHNDNSLAVFRDVPGLILAVPSNGRDAVAMLRECVRLADEEQRVVVFVEPIALYMTRDLHAEGDGLWTAPYDPPGSNEVRIGEIGMHGDGTDLAIVSYGNGYYYSRQAEKLLGEHGIRARVIDLRWLAPLATEALLAAVEACEHILIVDECRVTGSQSEALMALFAESAPDKRVSRVAAEDSFISLARAATYTLPSRDTIVAAAMALLHR; encoded by the coding sequence ATGGACGCCGCCGAAGCCGTTCACGCTCGCCTGCTCGCCGCGCTCGCCAGCGGAGATCTGCCGCCGCGCCGCTCGAACCTAGGCCTTGCGAACGTCGGATTGAGCCGCGAGGACGCGGTCGGGCTGTTCCGCTCGCAGCTGCTCAGCCGCCAGCTCGACCGCCTCTCGCGCAAGCTCCAGGCGCGCGGCGAGGGGTTCTATACAATTGGATCGTCGGGGCACGAAGGCAACGCCGCGCTGGCCCATGCGCTGCGGCCCGATGACATGGCCTTCCTCCACTACCGCTCGGCCGCCTTCCAGATTCATCGGGCGGGCCAGGTCCCGGGCGAGACCCCGGCGTGGGACATGCTGCTCAGTTTCACCGCCGCGGCCGACGATCCGATCTCGGGCGGCCGGCACAAGGTACTGGGATCGAAGCGGTTGGCGATCCCGCCGCAGACCTCGACCATCGCCAGCCACCTGCCCAAGGCAGTTGGCGCGGCGTTCTCGATCGGTATGGCCAAGCGGCTGCACCTGGAGGACGGCCCGCTAGCCTCCGACGGGGTGGTCCTGGCCAGCTTCGGCGACGCCTCGGCCAACCATTCGACCGCGCAGGGAGCGTTCAACACCGCGCTGTGGGCGGCGTATCAAGGCACGCCGATGCCCATTATCTTCTGTTGCGAGGACAACGGCATCGGCATTTCCACCCGCACACCGAAGGGCTGGATCGCCGACCAGTTTTCGACACGCAATGGCCTGCATTACGTCTACGCCGACGGCACCGATCTGATCGAAGCCTACCGCGCGGCTCGCGAGGCGGTCGATCACGCCCGCTCGACGCGAAAGCCGGTGTTTCTCCATCTGGGCGCGGTGCGGCTCTACGGTCACGCCGGTTCTGATATGCCTTCGGCCTATCTCGCGAAGGCCGAAATCGAGGCCGACGAGGCGCGCGACCCCCTGCTCAGCACCGCCGCATTACTGATCGAGGAAGACATTCTCTCCGCCGCCGAAATCCGCGAAGTGTGCGACGAGGTCGAAACGACGCTGGCCCGCCAAGCCGAGCTGGCGATAGCGCGGCCCAAGCTGGCGGATGCGGCGGCGGTGATGGCCAGTATCGTGCCCCCGCGCCGCGAGCCAACCGTTCGAGACTTCTCTGCTGCTGAACGCACCGCGCTGTTCGCATCGGACGCGACATTGATCGAGAAGCCGCAGCACATGGCGCGGCTGATAAGTTGGGCACTCGCCGACATCCTGCTCGAACGCCCGCACGCGATCGTCTGCGGCGAGGACGTCGGCCCCAAGGGCGGTGTCTACAACGCGACCGCCAAGCTGCACCAGCGGTTCGGATCGGCGCGTGTGATCAACACCCTGCTCGACGAGCAGGCGATCCTGGGCCTGGCGATAGGCGCGGCTCACAACGGGCTGCTGCCGATCCCCGAAATCCAGTTCCTTGCCTACGTTCACAACGCCGAAGACCAAATTCGCGGCGAGGCGGCGACGCTGAGCTTCTTCAGTTGCGGGCAATACACCAACCCGATGGTCATCCGGATTGCCGGGCTGCCCTATCAGAAGGGCTTCGGCGGGCATTTTCACAACGACAACAGCCTAGCGGTATTTCGCGACGTGCCGGGGCTGATCCTGGCAGTCCCCTCGAACGGGCGGGATGCGGTGGCGATGCTTCGCGAGTGCGTGCGACTGGCCGATGAAGAACAGCGGGTGGTGGTGTTCGTCGAACCGATCGCGCTGTATATGACACGTGATCTCCACGCCGAGGGCGACGGGTTGTGGACCGCACCTTACGATCCCCCGGGGTCCAACGAGGTTCGGATCGGCGAGATCGGGATGCATGGCGACGGCACGGACTTGGCCATCGTCAGTTACGGCAACGGCTATTACTACTCTCGGCAAGCGGAGAAACTGCTCGGCGAGCACGGCATAAGGGCGCGGGTGATCGACTTGCGCTGGCTCGCCCCGCTGGCGACTGAGGCGCTGCTGGCGGCGGTAGAGGCATGCGAGCACATCCTGATCGTCGACGAATGCCGCGTCACCGGGTCGCAGAGCGAGGCGTTGATGGCCCTGTTCGCCGAAAGTGCGCCGGACAAGCGCGTCTCCCGGGTCGCTGCCGAAGACAGCTTCATCTCGCTCGCCCGCGCCGCCACCTACACCTTGCCCAGCCGCGATACGATCGTTGCGGCGGCGATGGCGTTGCTCCATCGATGA
- a CDS encoding ACP S-malonyltransferase, translated as MSKEKALVVCPGRGTYGASELGYLARHHAGSALLAAFDRQRNERAAQSISELDCAARFSTALHGSGANASPLIYAAGILDYLALDTGKVEVVAICGNSMGWYTALACAGAVSPEHGFAIADGMGVNSGTGEPGGQLLLTLVGDDWRPDPALRREIDRKLARSGAFRSIELGGMLLVAGEERELDALLAALPAMPGRPPLRLAGHGPFHTALMAESSRRALAQLPAAWFGAPRVPLIDGEGRVWRAKATTPEAMHRYTFTTQILEPYDFTRSLAVGIKEFAPDRIVLLGPGDTMGGAIGQVLVAEKWLGIFDKAGFAARQAEAPFVIAMGREDQRARVTRG; from the coding sequence ATGAGCAAGGAGAAAGCACTCGTCGTATGCCCCGGTCGCGGGACTTACGGAGCGAGCGAATTGGGTTATCTTGCCCGCCATCACGCGGGATCTGCTTTGCTCGCCGCATTCGACCGCCAGCGGAACGAGCGAGCGGCGCAGTCGATCTCCGAGCTCGACTGCGCGGCCCGTTTCTCAACCGCGCTTCATGGCTCGGGCGCCAACGCCTCCCCGCTGATCTATGCAGCGGGAATCCTCGACTACCTGGCGCTCGATACCGGCAAGGTGGAGGTGGTCGCGATCTGCGGCAATTCGATGGGCTGGTACACCGCGCTGGCCTGCGCCGGCGCGGTCTCACCCGAGCATGGCTTCGCCATTGCCGATGGGATGGGGGTCAATTCGGGCACCGGCGAGCCTGGCGGGCAGCTGCTGTTGACACTGGTGGGCGACGATTGGCGGCCTGACCCGGCGTTGCGTCGCGAAATCGACCGAAAGCTTGCTCGAAGCGGTGCGTTCCGCTCGATCGAATTGGGCGGCATGCTGCTGGTCGCGGGCGAAGAGCGTGAACTCGACGCGCTGCTGGCCGCCCTCCCCGCCATGCCCGGCCGCCCGCCGCTCCGCCTCGCCGGACACGGTCCGTTCCACACGGCGCTGATGGCCGAAAGCAGTCGCCGCGCGCTCGCCCAGCTTCCTGCCGCGTGGTTCGGCGCGCCGCGCGTCCCGCTGATCGACGGCGAAGGCCGAGTCTGGCGCGCCAAGGCGACCACCCCTGAGGCGATGCACCGCTACACGTTTACCACCCAGATTCTCGAACCCTACGACTTCACCCGCTCGCTCGCGGTCGGGATCAAGGAGTTCGCGCCCGACCGGATCGTTTTGCTCGGACCCGGCGATACGATGGGCGGCGCCATCGGGCAGGTGCTGGTGGCCGAGAAGTGGCTGGGAATCTTCGACAAGGCCGGGTTCGCCGCGCGCCAGGCGGAGGCTCCGTTCGTCATCGCCATGGGTCGCGAAGACCAGCGCGCGCGCGTCACCAGGGGCTGA
- the queF gene encoding preQ(1) synthase produces MPQLPPTRHLGHASSLPGSPDEATLDYVPNPRPGAIYCVRFSAPEFTSLCPVTGQPDFAHLVIDYAPGETIVESKSLKLFLGAFRNHAGFHEDVTVGIGQRIVTEMQPRWLRIGGYWYPRGGIPIDVFWQSGPPPAELWLPDQGVASYRGRG; encoded by the coding sequence ATGCCACAATTGCCGCCAACCCGCCACCTCGGTCACGCCAGTTCGCTGCCCGGTTCGCCGGACGAGGCGACGCTGGACTACGTTCCGAACCCGCGCCCGGGCGCGATCTATTGCGTCCGTTTCTCCGCGCCCGAGTTCACTTCGCTGTGCCCGGTTACCGGCCAGCCCGATTTCGCGCATTTGGTGATAGACTATGCACCCGGCGAGACGATCGTGGAATCGAAGTCGCTGAAGTTGTTTCTCGGTGCATTTCGCAACCACGCGGGGTTTCACGAGGACGTGACCGTGGGGATCGGTCAGCGGATAGTCACCGAAATGCAGCCGCGCTGGCTCAGGATCGGCGGCTACTGGTACCCGCGAGGCGGGATTCCAATCGACGTGTTCTGGCAGTCGGGCCCGCCACCGGCTGAATTGTGGCTGCCCGATCAGGGTGTAGCGAGCTATCGGGGGAGGGGATGA
- a CDS encoding alpha/beta fold hydrolase, which translates to MTVIAFKGFGGVRLEADVEGEVHDPAILLIHGAGQTRQVWAATAESLVRAGRYVVSLDLRGHGGSEWPKDGRYDLDTHVEDLRAVLAQMGSRPVLVASTMGGWIAVTALATDAATLAAGLVLVDMPVQTEAALAGEIAERLETARGKANWDERTLAAFPVEQVPERLFAAAPELKLPTLVVRGGLSWMQRSPEAQAFDDALPSGESAEVADADLLVVTDRSEAFLGLLLDFLERKQPRAGTEFRAGSDARTLRDGLGCFATGITIITTTDADGRPVGLTANSFTSVSLDPPLLLVCIANTAASAPILREAQHFGVNVLQIGQQPASNRFAGKAEDRFSATAWSPGETGVPLLDGSLGSFECTRHAVHEAGDHFILIGEVVRAQFEPRRDPLLYFRGKYRRLHFA; encoded by the coding sequence ATGACCGTAATCGCATTCAAGGGCTTCGGCGGTGTCCGGCTTGAAGCCGATGTCGAAGGGGAAGTGCACGATCCGGCGATCCTGTTGATCCACGGTGCGGGCCAGACCCGACAAGTCTGGGCTGCGACCGCCGAGAGCTTGGTTCGCGCCGGCCGCTACGTGGTCAGCCTCGACCTGCGCGGCCATGGCGGCAGCGAATGGCCAAAGGATGGGCGCTATGATCTCGACACCCACGTCGAGGATTTGCGCGCGGTGCTCGCCCAAATGGGGTCGCGCCCTGTGCTGGTCGCTTCGACGATGGGTGGCTGGATCGCGGTCACAGCGCTGGCCACCGACGCTGCCACTCTTGCCGCCGGGTTGGTGCTGGTGGACATGCCGGTGCAAACCGAGGCCGCGTTGGCCGGCGAGATCGCCGAGCGCCTGGAAACGGCGCGTGGCAAGGCGAACTGGGACGAGCGGACCTTGGCGGCTTTTCCGGTCGAGCAGGTGCCCGAGCGGCTGTTCGCCGCCGCGCCCGAACTCAAGCTGCCAACCCTGGTTGTGCGTGGCGGACTATCGTGGATGCAACGCTCGCCGGAAGCGCAGGCGTTCGATGATGCCCTACCCAGCGGCGAGAGCGCCGAAGTTGCCGACGCCGACCTCCTTGTGGTTACGGACCGCAGCGAAGCATTCCTCGGCTTGCTGCTCGATTTCCTCGAGCGCAAGCAGCCGCGCGCCGGCACAGAGTTCCGTGCGGGGTCCGATGCCCGCACTCTGCGCGACGGCCTGGGCTGCTTCGCCACCGGAATCACCATCATCACCACGACCGACGCCGACGGGCGGCCGGTGGGACTGACCGCGAACAGTTTCACCTCCGTGTCGCTCGATCCCCCGCTTCTGCTCGTGTGCATCGCCAATACCGCGGCCTCCGCGCCGATCCTGCGCGAAGCCCAGCATTTCGGTGTCAACGTCCTCCAGATCGGCCAGCAGCCCGCCTCGAATCGTTTCGCGGGCAAGGCCGAGGACCGCTTTTCGGCGACGGCATGGTCGCCCGGCGAGACTGGAGTTCCGTTGCTCGACGGATCGCTCGGCAGCTTTGAATGTACCCGGCACGCGGTGCACGAGGCGGGCGATCACTTCATCCTGATCGGCGAAGTGGTGCGGGCGCAGTTCGAGCCGAGGCGCGATCCGTTATTGTATTTCCGCGGGAAGTACCGAAGGCTGCACTTCGCCTGA
- a CDS encoding DEAD/DEAH box helicase, which yields MSENPLSFAGVRAILGEALAARGYTDPTPVQAAVLEDAARGRDLVVSAQTGSGKTVAFGMAMATELLADDGKIAVSCSPLALVIAPTRELAMQVGRELHWLYEKTGARVAICVGGMDPQKERRMLQSGAHIVIGTPGRLRDHLERGALDLSGLRTIVLDEADEMLDMGFREDLEEILDATPDTRRTMLFSATMPPAIANLARRYQRDALRISTVGDDRGHGDIAYQAVTVAPAEIEQAVVNLLRFHEAETAMLFCATRENVRRLHATLQERGFDVVALSGEHSQQERNHALQALRDRRARVCVATDVAARGIDLPTLSLVVHVELPRDAEVLQHRSGRTGRAGKKGTAILIVPYPRRKRVEMMLRGAKINAEWISAPAPEAIHAQDRQRLITALLEPVEFDDEDRAIAAQLLAERSPEDIAAALVRAHRAAMPQPEELTENTPAARTAAQAERHRPGFDDVIWFRMDLGRRQNADPRWILPLLCRRGHITRNEIGAIRIGIHETHFQVPRSIAGRFADAVARTASGSAEDGSEVRIEVMPEDGHGNRHTPAPAQRQHGHESKPHQPVKRATLAPSTKERVSRPTPQKPHPHKPKKFRKPG from the coding sequence ATGTCCGAAAACCCCCTGTCCTTCGCGGGCGTCCGCGCGATCCTCGGCGAAGCCCTCGCCGCGCGTGGCTATACCGATCCCACCCCCGTCCAGGCCGCCGTGCTGGAAGACGCGGCGCGCGGGCGCGATCTGGTCGTGTCGGCGCAGACGGGATCGGGCAAGACCGTCGCGTTCGGCATGGCTATGGCGACCGAACTGCTCGCCGACGACGGGAAGATCGCAGTCAGCTGCAGCCCGCTTGCGTTGGTGATCGCGCCCACTCGCGAGCTGGCGATGCAGGTCGGGCGCGAGCTGCACTGGCTCTATGAGAAGACCGGTGCGCGCGTCGCGATCTGCGTCGGCGGGATGGACCCGCAGAAAGAGCGGCGCATGCTCCAGAGCGGCGCGCATATCGTGATCGGCACGCCGGGACGCTTGCGCGACCATCTCGAGCGCGGCGCGCTCGACCTCTCGGGCTTGCGCACGATCGTCCTCGACGAGGCCGACGAGATGCTCGACATGGGTTTTCGCGAGGACCTCGAGGAAATCCTCGACGCCACCCCCGACACCCGCCGCACGATGCTGTTTTCGGCGACGATGCCCCCGGCGATCGCCAACCTCGCCCGGCGCTATCAACGCGATGCGCTGCGCATCTCGACGGTCGGCGACGATCGCGGGCATGGCGACATCGCCTATCAGGCGGTCACCGTCGCCCCGGCTGAAATCGAGCAGGCGGTGGTCAACCTCCTGCGCTTCCACGAAGCCGAAACCGCGATGCTGTTCTGCGCCACGCGCGAGAACGTACGGCGGCTCCACGCCACGCTGCAGGAGCGCGGATTCGATGTGGTCGCGCTGTCGGGCGAGCATTCCCAGCAGGAGCGCAATCATGCGTTGCAGGCGTTGCGCGACCGGCGGGCGCGGGTCTGCGTCGCCACCGACGTCGCCGCGCGCGGGATCGACCTGCCCACGCTGAGCCTGGTGGTCCATGTCGAGTTGCCGCGTGATGCCGAAGTGCTCCAGCACCGCTCGGGCCGTACGGGGCGCGCGGGCAAGAAGGGGACCGCGATCCTGATCGTACCATATCCCCGCCGCAAGCGGGTCGAGATGATGTTGCGCGGGGCCAAGATCAACGCAGAGTGGATTTCGGCTCCTGCGCCCGAAGCGATCCACGCGCAGGATCGGCAAAGGTTGATCACGGCCCTGCTCGAGCCGGTCGAGTTCGACGACGAGGACCGCGCCATCGCAGCGCAGCTCCTTGCCGAGCGCAGCCCGGAGGACATCGCCGCCGCGCTCGTGCGCGCCCACCGTGCGGCGATGCCTCAGCCCGAGGAGCTGACCGAGAATACTCCAGCCGCGCGCACTGCGGCGCAGGCTGAGCGCCACCGTCCGGGCTTCGACGATGTGATCTGGTTCCGGATGGACCTAGGCCGCCGCCAGAACGCCGATCCGCGCTGGATCCTGCCGCTGCTATGCCGTCGCGGCCACATTACCCGCAACGAGATCGGGGCGATCCGCATAGGCATCCACGAGACCCACTTCCAGGTGCCGCGCTCGATCGCCGGGCGCTTCGCCGACGCCGTCGCTCGGACCGCGTCAGGCTCTGCGGAGGATGGCAGCGAAGTGCGGATCGAAGTCATGCCCGAGGACGGACACGGCAATCGTCACACCCCCGCGCCCGCTCAGCGTCAGCACGGTCATGAGAGCAAACCGCATCAGCCGGTCAAGCGGGCGACCCTGGCCCCTTCGACCAAAGAGCGAGTGTCGCGGCCGACCCCGCAAAAACCGCACCCCCACAAGCCAAAGAAATTCCGCAAGCCGGGTTGA
- the sseA gene encoding 3-mercaptopyruvate sulfurtransferase has translation MDSLVTTEWLAKELGASDLRIVDASWHLPDSGRNPAAEYEAAHIPGAVFMDLRDLVDTTASAPNTLPQPEKFASRMQSLGLGDGSRIVLYDDSPVKSAARAWFMLRMFGAHDVAILDGGIAKWKAEGRPVQQGKQTLRHRHFTVWQDDKNVRTKADMLKNLHEKSEQVVDARPAARFTGEQPDLHGGTAPGHIPGSTNVPLTTLVNSDGTWKSTDELRQAFEQAGLDLSKPVVTSCGSGMTASGLAFALNRLGKEDVALYDGSWSEWGADPDTPKATGAA, from the coding sequence ATGGATTCGCTGGTTACGACCGAATGGCTGGCCAAGGAACTCGGGGCGAGCGATCTGCGCATCGTCGATGCCAGCTGGCACCTCCCCGACAGCGGCCGCAATCCCGCCGCGGAATACGAGGCGGCCCACATTCCCGGCGCGGTGTTCATGGACCTGCGCGATCTGGTCGATACCACCGCCAGCGCCCCCAACACCCTGCCCCAGCCCGAAAAATTCGCCAGCCGGATGCAGAGCTTGGGCTTGGGCGACGGTAGCCGCATCGTGCTTTACGACGACAGTCCGGTGAAGAGCGCTGCGCGCGCCTGGTTCATGCTGCGGATGTTCGGTGCGCACGATGTCGCGATCCTCGACGGCGGCATCGCCAAGTGGAAGGCGGAAGGACGCCCCGTGCAGCAGGGCAAGCAGACCCTTCGTCACCGCCATTTCACCGTCTGGCAGGACGACAAGAACGTCCGCACCAAGGCCGACATGCTCAAGAATCTGCATGAAAAGAGCGAGCAGGTGGTCGACGCGCGGCCCGCCGCACGGTTCACCGGCGAACAGCCCGACCTCCACGGGGGCACCGCACCCGGCCATATCCCGGGATCGACCAACGTTCCCTTGACCACGCTGGTCAACAGCGACGGAACCTGGAAGAGCACCGACGAACTTCGCCAGGCGTTCGAGCAGGCGGGTCTCGATCTGTCAAAGCCCGTCGTGACCAGTTGCGGCAGCGGGATGACCGCCAGCGGTTTGGCGTTCGCGCTCAATCGCTTGGGCAAGGAAGACGTCGCGTTGTATGACGGTAGCTGGAGCGAATGGGGCGCCGATCCGGACACGCCAAAGGCGACTGGGGCGGCTTGA
- the rodA gene encoding rod shape-determining protein RodA: MQQTYVPKLIARQPWHVILPLLALVLFGSTVLYSAAGGSLQPWALTHTLRFFVFLAMAMIIARIPAEVFKFAAFPAYAAILILLVLVEALGFVGGGSQRWLNLGFITLQPSELMKPGIVLVLARFFDLLPSGEIRGWRALVPALALLGVPMGLVIIQPDLGTALAIGFGGVMVIFLAGVPLSWFIGAGAAGLVAAPIAFFTLLHDYQRNRVLTFLDPESDPLGTGYHITQSKIAIGSGGFFGKGFGNGSQSHLDYLPEAHTDFVFATMSEEWGMLGGLFVLFVFFLVLRWGLRVAQNAPDRFSRLLAAGMALTIFFYVFINLMMVTGMAPVVGIPLPFMSHGGSSMMTNMICIGTIMAIERWTRERRGGGGLS, translated from the coding sequence ATGCAGCAGACCTACGTCCCCAAGCTGATCGCGCGCCAGCCATGGCACGTCATCCTGCCGCTGCTGGCACTGGTGCTGTTTGGCAGCACGGTGCTCTATTCGGCGGCCGGGGGCAGCTTGCAGCCGTGGGCCCTGACCCATACGCTGCGCTTCTTCGTGTTCCTGGCGATGGCGATGATCATCGCCCGGATTCCCGCCGAGGTGTTCAAGTTCGCCGCTTTTCCGGCCTATGCCGCGATCTTGATCCTGCTGGTGCTGGTCGAGGCGCTGGGTTTCGTCGGCGGGGGCAGCCAACGCTGGCTCAACCTGGGCTTCATAACGCTCCAGCCGTCGGAATTGATGAAGCCGGGTATCGTGCTGGTCCTGGCCCGGTTCTTCGATCTGCTGCCCTCGGGCGAAATCCGCGGCTGGCGGGCGCTGGTGCCCGCGCTGGCGCTGCTGGGGGTGCCGATGGGACTGGTGATCATCCAGCCCGATCTCGGCACCGCGCTGGCGATCGGCTTTGGCGGGGTGATGGTCATTTTCCTGGCGGGCGTCCCGCTAAGCTGGTTCATCGGCGCGGGCGCCGCCGGCCTCGTCGCTGCGCCGATCGCGTTCTTCACCCTGCTCCACGACTACCAGCGCAACCGCGTGCTGACCTTCCTCGATCCCGAGAGCGATCCCCTAGGCACCGGCTATCACATCACGCAGTCGAAGATCGCGATCGGCTCGGGCGGGTTCTTCGGCAAGGGCTTCGGCAACGGCAGCCAGAGCCATCTCGACTACCTCCCCGAGGCGCACACCGATTTCGTGTTCGCGACGATGAGCGAGGAATGGGGTATGCTCGGCGGGCTGTTCGTGCTGTTCGTGTTCTTCCTGGTGCTGCGCTGGGGTCTGCGCGTCGCCCAGAACGCGCCCGACCGGTTCAGCCGGCTGCTCGCCGCCGGGATGGCGCTGACGATCTTTTTCTACGTGTTCATCAACCTGATGATGGTGACCGGGATGGCCCCCGTGGTGGGCATCCCCCTGCCTTTCATGAGCCACGGCGGCAGCTCGATGATGACCAACATGATCTGCATCGGCACGATCATGGCGATCGAACGCTGGACCCGCGAACGCCGGGGCGGCGGAGGGCTTTCGTAA
- a CDS encoding nitronate monooxygenase family protein, translating to MAFKTRITELLGIEHPIVQGGMQWVGTAEMASAVSNAGGLGILTALTQPTPEALAAEIARCRTMTAKPFGVNITVFPTINAPDYKAYAQAALDGGIRIFETAGTPAVREIWEMINPHGALILHKCTAVRHALSAERAGVDVISIDGFECAGHPGEDDIPGLILLPAAADKVKIPILASGGFGDGRGLAAALALGADGINMGTRFCATVEAPIHQAFKDAMVAADERATDLIFRTYRNTARVAKNGISQAVVAAEAAGKPFGDVAELVKGVRGREGLRTGDTEHGIWSAGMIQGLINDIPTCEELVSRIVRDAEAIVRGRLDAMVA from the coding sequence ATGGCTTTCAAGACGCGGATCACCGAGTTGCTGGGGATCGAGCACCCGATCGTTCAAGGCGGGATGCAGTGGGTCGGAACCGCCGAAATGGCTTCGGCGGTATCGAATGCGGGAGGCTTGGGAATCCTGACCGCGCTGACTCAGCCGACGCCCGAGGCGCTCGCCGCCGAGATCGCGCGCTGCCGGACAATGACGGCCAAGCCGTTCGGGGTGAACATCACCGTGTTCCCGACGATCAATGCGCCCGACTATAAGGCGTATGCCCAGGCCGCGCTCGATGGGGGCATCCGCATCTTCGAGACCGCCGGAACTCCTGCGGTTCGTGAAATTTGGGAAATGATCAACCCGCACGGGGCGCTGATCCTGCACAAATGTACTGCAGTGCGCCATGCGCTTTCGGCAGAGCGAGCGGGGGTCGATGTCATCTCGATCGATGGATTCGAGTGCGCCGGACATCCCGGCGAGGACGACATACCTGGTTTGATCCTGCTTCCCGCGGCGGCGGACAAGGTGAAGATCCCGATCCTCGCCTCTGGCGGGTTTGGCGATGGGCGCGGGCTGGCGGCGGCGCTGGCGTTGGGCGCCGACGGAATCAACATGGGCACGCGCTTTTGTGCGACGGTCGAAGCGCCGATCCACCAGGCGTTCAAGGACGCAATGGTCGCCGCCGACGAGCGCGCCACCGACCTGATCTTCCGCACCTATCGCAACACCGCGCGGGTGGCGAAGAACGGGATCAGCCAGGCAGTGGTGGCGGCCGAGGCCGCGGGCAAGCCGTTCGGCGATGTCGCCGAGCTGGTCAAAGGCGTGCGCGGGCGCGAAGGGCTTCGAACCGGCGATACCGAGCACGGCATCTGGAGCGCGGGGATGATCCAAGGGCTGATCAACGACATTCCCACCTGTGAGGAACTGGTCAGCCGGATCGTGCGCGATGCCGAGGCGATCGTGCGCGGACGGCTGGATGCTATGGTGGCCTGA
- a CDS encoding alpha/beta hydrolase, with amino-acid sequence MIAVLFAFWLLSLALSATVRVGPTKIPAQVLGFWWLGSFVGQMLAAPMVLVAAIAAILLSGTIAKVAAALAALLFAVAHLRNRRDGATMLRAMGLDEALPLGAGFRPMSSRAGTRRISRIAYAPDGERTTLDIVAPAERPAAAMPVLIHIHGGAWLLGKRNQQAKPLLHHLARNGWLCLDINYRLAPKHRFPTMLTDVLRAIVWAKANVAQYGGDPARIALTGGSAGGHLTALGALAHDRAAAKPGFENEDCSVQAAVPNYGRFDFTDRLNLWGRNHASLRQWEADKIMPADVDSAGWNLASPIALVRADAPPMLVIHGAHDTLIPVAEGAAFAMAQRDAGGSVDHIELSGGQHAFDTMESALTWAHVRAVRAWLERHL; translated from the coding sequence ATGATCGCTGTGTTGTTTGCCTTCTGGCTGCTTTCGCTCGCTCTGTCCGCTACGGTCCGCGTTGGACCCACCAAGATCCCGGCTCAGGTGCTTGGGTTTTGGTGGCTTGGAAGCTTCGTCGGGCAGATGCTGGCGGCGCCCATGGTGTTGGTTGCGGCAATCGCCGCGATTCTGCTGAGCGGAACGATCGCGAAAGTCGCCGCCGCACTCGCCGCGCTGCTGTTCGCGGTTGCCCACCTGCGCAACCGCCGCGATGGGGCGACGATGCTGCGGGCGATGGGGCTCGACGAAGCACTGCCACTCGGCGCCGGTTTCCGCCCGATGAGCAGCCGCGCCGGGACACGGCGAATCTCACGGATCGCCTATGCGCCCGACGGAGAGCGGACCACACTCGACATCGTCGCGCCTGCCGAGCGCCCGGCCGCCGCCATGCCGGTGCTGATCCACATTCACGGCGGCGCATGGCTGCTGGGCAAGCGCAACCAGCAGGCCAAGCCGCTGCTGCACCACCTTGCGCGGAACGGCTGGCTGTGTCTCGACATCAACTACCGCCTTGCGCCCAAGCACCGCTTTCCGACGATGCTGACCGACGTGCTCCGTGCAATCGTCTGGGCCAAGGCGAACGTCGCGCAATATGGTGGCGACCCGGCGCGGATTGCGCTTACCGGCGGCTCGGCGGGTGGACACCTGACCGCGCTCGGCGCTCTCGCCCACGATCGCGCCGCGGCCAAGCCGGGGTTCGAGAACGAGGACTGTTCGGTCCAGGCGGCGGTGCCCAACTATGGCCGGTTCGACTTCACAGACCGGCTCAACCTGTGGGGCCGCAACCACGCCTCGCTGCGCCAGTGGGAGGCGGACAAGATCATGCCCGCGGACGTGGACTCGGCAGGGTGGAACCTGGCCAGCCCGATCGCGCTGGTCCGCGCCGACGCCCCGCCAATGCTGGTGATCCACGGCGCGCACGACACGCTGATCCCGGTCGCGGAAGGGGCGGCGTTCGCCATGGCCCAACGCGACGCTGGCGGCTCCGTCGATCACATAGAGCTAAGCGGCGGCCAACACGCCTTCGACACGATGGAATCGGCGCTGACCTGGGCCCACGTCCGGGCGGTGCGCGCCTGGCTGGAGCGGCATTTGTGA